The nucleotide window CCCAGCTAAAGTGTAATTACCTTAGATTTCTTTATAGCATGGTCTAGCCTCAACCTTAATTTCTAACCTAAATCAAAGCGGTAGTGAGCTAAACACCAAAGCTAAGTACATGAAAGCAAAGTAGCTCAAACATAGTACGACACCTTCCCCTACGGTAAGCTTACCATCATATATAACCATGACCCCAATTAAGCTAGACAGTATAGTGATCAAGAGATAGAGTCCATGAACCTCAACCATGTCCAGTCCCACTAACCCGAGCAATATCGTAGAGTTTTGGATCTTGCTACCAAAGTAGCTAACGATAGCAGTTGAACCTCCACCCTTAGACCTTAGGGCTAACCTCATTGCTGATATTCCCTCCTCGAGCTCAGCTACCACTGGAGTTAAGACCATGGAGATCCAAGTTTTAGAGACCATGGCTATCAAGGCTAGGTTAGTGATTAGACTAAGAAATACGGGAGACAGCAAAACAACAACGGTTCCTCCGATCATTATCTCTATCAATGCCTTAACGCTTATCTTAGAAGTAACGTTTCCACCCTTGACTCTTTTGACTAAATAATACCCGTAGATCGAGAAGAGAAATAAAGATAAGATAGGATTAATTTGACCAATAAGTATAGCAACTCCGAGTAACACTATGACTATGGACATTACTCCAAGCTCCTGCCTAAAGTCCCCTTTCATGGTTAAGGACGACCCCCATTTCAAACGATAGGCGACACCAACTAGTCCGAGTCCTAAGGTGAATAAAACCACGTTACCAGCAATTGATGACCCTAAGGCCACATCTCCATCGTGATTCAGAACTGCCTCTAGAACTATTACAGTCTCAGGAAATGCTGTAAGGTTTCCTAGGATCACCCCTCCTGCTAGACCTTGCCCCACTACGTTCTCTAAGTTTTCAACTCCCTTAGAGATTATCTCCGCGGAGAACGCCATTAAAACCATTGTAAGGGAAAGTTCCAAAGCAAGTGCAGAGAGCTCCATTTTCAAGTAAAATAGATTCGGCAAGGATATTAAGATCATAGAAGGAACCAAACGAGAAGGTATCTAAGCGTCGTGGGGATATTCAAAGGAATAGGAACAGAGGATAGTCAGTTCAAAATCTATATGAGGCGATGTTCCATAGAAAATTAACTAAACGGCAAAGTACACCGATGCACTGACTGATTTACTTAACTTTCATATGACGAGAAAGGCCAGACTCAAAGCTATGACCAAAACAACCACAGCGAAGACCGAATTCATAAAGTACCTAGGTCTATACGTCCCATCTCTCAAATCCCTTTCTGTCA belongs to Metallosphaera tengchongensis and includes:
- a CDS encoding sodium:calcium antiporter; the protein is MILISLPNLFYLKMELSALALELSLTMVLMAFSAEIISKGVENLENVVGQGLAGGVILGNLTAFPETVIVLEAVLNHDGDVALGSSIAGNVVLFTLGLGLVGVAYRLKWGSSLTMKGDFRQELGVMSIVIVLLGVAILIGQINPILSLFLFSIYGYYLVKRVKGGNVTSKISVKALIEIMIGGTVVVLLSPVFLSLITNLALIAMVSKTWISMVLTPVVAELEEGISAMRLALRSKGGGSTAIVSYFGSKIQNSTILLGLVGLDMVEVHGLYLLITILSSLIGVMVIYDGKLTVGEGVVLCLSYFAFMYLALVFSSLPL